One stretch of Lysobacter sp. KIS68-7 DNA includes these proteins:
- the ubiE gene encoding bifunctional demethylmenaquinone methyltransferase/2-methoxy-6-polyprenyl-1,4-benzoquinol methylase UbiE, whose protein sequence is MSEHDSKPGTTHFGFRDVPTGEKQKLVGEVFSSVAGKYDLMNDLMSLGIHRAWKRYFVATAQVQKGDRVLDLAGGTGDIAALLRERVGDTGEVVLGDINGAMLRVGRDRMTDRGNVRGMEYVQCNAEKLPFPDASFNLVTIAFGLRNVTDKDAALRDMHRVLKVGGQVRVLEFSEVQADWFKPIYDFHSFKVLPKLGQLFAQDASSYQYLAESIRKHPPQEQLKDMMEAAGFVRCGYKNLNAGIVAIHTGYKV, encoded by the coding sequence ATGAGCGAACACGACAGCAAGCCGGGCACCACCCATTTCGGATTCCGCGACGTCCCGACCGGCGAGAAGCAGAAGCTCGTCGGTGAGGTCTTCTCATCGGTCGCCGGCAAGTACGACCTGATGAACGACCTGATGTCGCTGGGCATCCATCGCGCGTGGAAGCGCTACTTCGTGGCCACCGCGCAAGTGCAGAAGGGCGACCGCGTGCTCGACCTCGCCGGCGGCACGGGCGACATCGCGGCGCTGCTGCGCGAGCGCGTCGGCGACACGGGCGAAGTGGTGCTCGGCGACATCAACGGCGCGATGCTGCGCGTCGGCCGCGACCGCATGACCGACCGCGGCAACGTGCGCGGCATGGAATACGTGCAGTGCAATGCCGAAAAGCTGCCGTTCCCCGATGCGAGCTTCAACCTCGTCACCATCGCCTTCGGCCTGCGCAACGTCACCGACAAGGACGCCGCGCTGCGCGACATGCATCGCGTGCTGAAGGTCGGCGGGCAGGTGCGCGTGCTGGAGTTCTCCGAAGTGCAGGCCGACTGGTTCAAGCCGATCTACGACTTCCATTCCTTCAAGGTGCTGCCGAAGCTCGGGCAGTTGTTCGCGCAGGACGCGTCGAGCTACCAGTACCTCGCCGAGTCGATCCGCAAGCACCCGCCGCAGGAACAGCTGAAGGACATGATGGAAGCCGCAGGCTTCGTGCGCTGCGGCTACAAGAACCTCAATGCCGGCATCGTGGCCATCCACACCGGCTACAAAGTCTGA
- a CDS encoding cupin domain-containing protein has translation MKVLLLTSLSLAALASGPVFAQCATGSAAMMPSTHTMVKAADIKWGPAPPSLPKGAEMTVLSGDPGKAGPFAIRIKAPAGFKVPRHWHPADEQVTIISGDFHLSMGEPGSAHAADFVAGDYANLPAKMQHEASTTGGVVVQVNSTGPFEITYVDPKDDPRNQMPKAASATK, from the coding sequence GTGAAAGTCCTGCTCCTGACGAGCTTGTCCCTGGCCGCGCTGGCCTCGGGGCCCGTATTCGCCCAGTGCGCGACGGGCTCCGCAGCGATGATGCCGTCGACGCACACCATGGTGAAGGCCGCCGACATCAAATGGGGGCCGGCCCCGCCTTCCCTGCCGAAGGGCGCGGAAATGACGGTGCTGTCGGGCGATCCGGGCAAGGCCGGGCCGTTCGCCATCCGCATCAAGGCGCCCGCGGGGTTCAAGGTACCTCGCCATTGGCATCCCGCCGATGAGCAGGTGACGATCATCTCGGGCGACTTCCATCTTTCGATGGGCGAACCCGGCAGCGCGCACGCGGCGGACTTCGTGGCGGGCGATTACGCCAACCTCCCCGCGAAGATGCAGCACGAAGCATCGACCACCGGCGGCGTGGTCGTGCAGGTGAACTCGACGGGACCCTTCGAGATCACCTACGTGGATCCGAAGGACGATCCGCGCAACCAGATGCCGAAGGCGGCGTCGGCGACGAAGTAA